In a single window of the Labeo rohita strain BAU-BD-2019 chromosome 23, IGBB_LRoh.1.0, whole genome shotgun sequence genome:
- the acvrl1 gene encoding serine/threonine-protein kinase receptor R3 isoform X2, which yields MKASEMLAVLLVLLYSGRYATLADNVLTDSPPENDKGEVGDIQCSCENPYGCENNTCWGRICFYSSIHGRVSRGCFSTGEQCYVPDVPGVYTKCCYMNFCNANLSMPEITGMPIRVILLVGVPLLVLLVLLMAACGLVLWLRTRRQHHQLVEHDIMPKVPSGGDPTYGDIFDEFCTSGSGTGLPYLVQRTMARQISLVECVGKGRYGEVWRGTWMGESVAVKIFSSRDEQSWFRETEIYNTVQLRHENILGFIASDMTSKNSSTQLWLVTHFHELGSLYDFLQYSTLDPEGCLRMCLSIASGLVHLHTEILSTQGKPAIAHRDLKSRNILVKRNGECCIADLGLAVIHSQSNDYLDVGNNPRVGTKRYMAPEVLDESIRVDVFESYKQTDIWALGLVLWEITRRTIVNGIVEEYRPPFFDMVPSDPSFEEMKKVVCVDQHRPSLHNRLHSHPILSAIAKIMKECWFQSPSARLTALRVRKTLSKLDQDHDYDIDKLKLDL from the exons ATGAAGGCTTCTGAGATGCTCGCTGTACTGTTAGTTTTACTGTATTCGGGGAGATACGCAACTCTTGCAG ATAACGTTTTGACAGACTCTCCCCCAGAGAATG ATAAAGGCGAAGTGGGCGATATACAGTGCAGCTGTGAGAACCCATATGGCTGTGAAAACAACACCTGCTGGGGCCGTATTTGCTTCTACAGTTCAATCCACGGGCGGGTATCAAGGGGATGTTTTTCCACCGGCGAGCAGTGCTACGTGCCTGATGTACCTGGAGTTTATACCAAGTGCTGCTACATGAACTTCTGCAATGCAAACCTCAGCATGCCTGAAATAACAG GCATGCCCATCAGAGTGATTCTGTTGGTGGGAGTGCCATTGTTGGTGCTGCTGGTGTTGTTGATGGCAGCCTGTGGGCTCGTGTTGTGGCTGCGTACAAGGCGACAGCACCACCAGCTGGTGGAACATGACATCATGCCCAAAGTCCCCAGTGGAGGGGACCCAACATATGGG GATATCTTTGATGAGTTTTGTACGTCCGGCAGTGGGACTGGCCTGCCTTATCTGGTGCAGAGGACCATGGCTCGACAGATCTCTCTGGTTGAGTGTGTTG GTAAAGGGCGTTATGGAGAGGTATGGAGAGGCACCTGGATGGGAGAGAGTGTGGCTGTCAAGATTTTCTCCTCCCGTGATGAACAGTCctggtttagagagactgaaatCTACAACACGGTCCAACTAAGGCATGAAAACATCTTGG GCTTCATAGCATCAGACATGACGTCTAAAAACTCCAGCACTCAGCTGTGGCTGGTCACGCACTTCCACGAGTTGGGCTCCCTCTATGACTTCCTGCAGTACAGCACGCTGGACCCCGAGGGCTGCCTGCGCATGTGCCTGTCCATCGCCAGCGGCCTTGTGCACCTCCACACAGAGATCCTCAGTACACAGGGCAAACCAGCCATCGCACACCGAGACCTGAAGAGCCGCAACATTCTGGTGAAGAGAAATGGCGAATGCTGCATTGCAGACCTGG GCCTGGCTGTCATTCACTCTCAGTCTAATGATTATCTGGATGTGGGAAACAACCCGAGAGTGGGCACCAAGCGCTATATGGCACCGGAGGTTTTGGACGAGAGTATTCGTGTTGACGTTTTTGAGTCCTATAAACAAACTGACATCTGGGCCCTGGGTCTCGTCTTGTGGGAGATAACTCGTCGAACTATTGTAAACG GGATTGTGGAAGAGTACAGACCGCCGTTCTTTGACATGGTGCCCTCTGACCCAAGCTTCGAAGAGATGAAGAAAGTTGTGTGTGTTGACCAGCACAGGCCCAGTCTCCACAATCGACTACACTCTCATCCG ATTTTGTCTGCAATTGCGAAGATTATGAAAGAGTGCTGGTTTCAAAGCCCTTCAGCTCGACTCACGGCTCTACGTGTGCGAAAGACCCTCTCCAAACTGGACCAGGACCATGACTACGACATAGACAAGCTCAAACTGGACCTCTAG
- the acvrl1 gene encoding serine/threonine-protein kinase receptor R3 isoform X1 — protein sequence MKASEMLAVLLVLLYSGRYATLADNVLTDSPPENDKGEVGDIQCSCENPYGCENNTCWGRICFYSSIHGRVSRGCFSTGEQCYVPDVPGVYTKCCYMNFCNANLSMPEITVGMPIRVILLVGVPLLVLLVLLMAACGLVLWLRTRRQHHQLVEHDIMPKVPSGGDPTYGDIFDEFCTSGSGTGLPYLVQRTMARQISLVECVGKGRYGEVWRGTWMGESVAVKIFSSRDEQSWFRETEIYNTVQLRHENILGFIASDMTSKNSSTQLWLVTHFHELGSLYDFLQYSTLDPEGCLRMCLSIASGLVHLHTEILSTQGKPAIAHRDLKSRNILVKRNGECCIADLGLAVIHSQSNDYLDVGNNPRVGTKRYMAPEVLDESIRVDVFESYKQTDIWALGLVLWEITRRTIVNGIVEEYRPPFFDMVPSDPSFEEMKKVVCVDQHRPSLHNRLHSHPILSAIAKIMKECWFQSPSARLTALRVRKTLSKLDQDHDYDIDKLKLDL from the exons ATGAAGGCTTCTGAGATGCTCGCTGTACTGTTAGTTTTACTGTATTCGGGGAGATACGCAACTCTTGCAG ATAACGTTTTGACAGACTCTCCCCCAGAGAATG ATAAAGGCGAAGTGGGCGATATACAGTGCAGCTGTGAGAACCCATATGGCTGTGAAAACAACACCTGCTGGGGCCGTATTTGCTTCTACAGTTCAATCCACGGGCGGGTATCAAGGGGATGTTTTTCCACCGGCGAGCAGTGCTACGTGCCTGATGTACCTGGAGTTTATACCAAGTGCTGCTACATGAACTTCTGCAATGCAAACCTCAGCATGCCTGAAATAACAG TAGGCATGCCCATCAGAGTGATTCTGTTGGTGGGAGTGCCATTGTTGGTGCTGCTGGTGTTGTTGATGGCAGCCTGTGGGCTCGTGTTGTGGCTGCGTACAAGGCGACAGCACCACCAGCTGGTGGAACATGACATCATGCCCAAAGTCCCCAGTGGAGGGGACCCAACATATGGG GATATCTTTGATGAGTTTTGTACGTCCGGCAGTGGGACTGGCCTGCCTTATCTGGTGCAGAGGACCATGGCTCGACAGATCTCTCTGGTTGAGTGTGTTG GTAAAGGGCGTTATGGAGAGGTATGGAGAGGCACCTGGATGGGAGAGAGTGTGGCTGTCAAGATTTTCTCCTCCCGTGATGAACAGTCctggtttagagagactgaaatCTACAACACGGTCCAACTAAGGCATGAAAACATCTTGG GCTTCATAGCATCAGACATGACGTCTAAAAACTCCAGCACTCAGCTGTGGCTGGTCACGCACTTCCACGAGTTGGGCTCCCTCTATGACTTCCTGCAGTACAGCACGCTGGACCCCGAGGGCTGCCTGCGCATGTGCCTGTCCATCGCCAGCGGCCTTGTGCACCTCCACACAGAGATCCTCAGTACACAGGGCAAACCAGCCATCGCACACCGAGACCTGAAGAGCCGCAACATTCTGGTGAAGAGAAATGGCGAATGCTGCATTGCAGACCTGG GCCTGGCTGTCATTCACTCTCAGTCTAATGATTATCTGGATGTGGGAAACAACCCGAGAGTGGGCACCAAGCGCTATATGGCACCGGAGGTTTTGGACGAGAGTATTCGTGTTGACGTTTTTGAGTCCTATAAACAAACTGACATCTGGGCCCTGGGTCTCGTCTTGTGGGAGATAACTCGTCGAACTATTGTAAACG GGATTGTGGAAGAGTACAGACCGCCGTTCTTTGACATGGTGCCCTCTGACCCAAGCTTCGAAGAGATGAAGAAAGTTGTGTGTGTTGACCAGCACAGGCCCAGTCTCCACAATCGACTACACTCTCATCCG ATTTTGTCTGCAATTGCGAAGATTATGAAAGAGTGCTGGTTTCAAAGCCCTTCAGCTCGACTCACGGCTCTACGTGTGCGAAAGACCCTCTCCAAACTGGACCAGGACCATGACTACGACATAGACAAGCTCAAACTGGACCTCTAG